A region of the Pricia mediterranea genome:
CATCCTACTTCCCCAACATCAAAAGTTCGTTGCATTTGATTTCTGTGAAGTATCTCTTTTCACCTTCCTTGGTCTCGTAGGTGCGATGCATCAATTTTCCCTCGATCGCCACCTGCTTGCCCTTGGTGAGATAGCTTTCGACGATTTCGGCGGTCTTGCCCCAAGCGACAATGTTGTGCCATTGGGTATCCTCTACTTTTTCGCCTTTCGCGTTTTTGTAGTAGTCACTTGTAGCGATGGAAAACTTGGCCAGCTTGCTGCCATTTTCCAGGTCCATGATTTCCGGGTCCTGGCCCAGGTTGCCGATCAACTGTACTCTGTTCTTAATTGCGTTCATAATAAACTGCTTTTATATCTGCCATGCAGCAGACGGGTTAGACATTCAAGCTATCAAACGTCTTTCGTTCGACAGGACAAACATAGAACCCCCTCCAACTTTTATTCGGTCGAGAAATAATTACTTTCGTTTGTAAATGTTTGTATGTGTTTGAAAACGTTTATATATCTAATTATCAATTATCTATCATAATACAGTATTGGTCGGGATGAAATAAAAGAAAACCAATCTGTCGAAAATTTATTTATTCCTATCTTAGTTCACAATTCTTTGATGACGCAAAATAGGGTTCAAACAAGCGACCATCCATCTTCATTTTTAATTTTCCAATGAATATACTATCATGAAAAAACATCTTTTCCACTGCCTCTTAACGCTTTTTATCTGCACCTCTTTTCTATCCGCCCAAACCTCCGACGAGGTAGTGGCGGCCATCCAAAAAGAAGCCACCGAAAATTCCCAATTGGAACGGCTCGCCCATGAGTTGATGGATGTTATCGGACCGCGATTGGTGGGCACCCCGCAAATGGACCATGCCCATGAATGGGCCGTAGAAACGTTCCAGAAATGGGGCATTGAAGCCGAAAATGAGGAGTGGGGCAAATGGCGCGGCTGGAAAAGAGGCATTAGCCACATCGATATGCTCGAACCCCGGCTGGTCACACTAGACGGCATGCAATTGGCGTGGAGCCCCAGTACCGGTAAAAAAGGGGTTACGGCAAACCTGGTGACCCTGCCCTCGGTGTCCGATTCGTTGGAATTCGTTAAGTGGATGCCCTCCGTAAAAGGAAAATTTGTGATGGTCTCAATGGAACAGCCAACGGGAAGACCCGACGAAAACTGGAAAGAATACGCCACAGAGGAATCCTTTGAAAAAATGAAGGAGCAGCGTCAAGAAAAGGTGGATGCATGGCGGCAGAATTATAGGAACATGGGCTATACTCCCAGAAACATCAACAAGGCTTTAGAAGAGGCCGGCGCGGTCGGGATAATCCAATCCCGCTGGTCCGAAGGCTTCGGGGCGAACAAGATATTTGGC
Encoded here:
- a CDS encoding single-stranded DNA-binding protein, encoding MNAIKNRVQLIGNLGQDPEIMDLENGSKLAKFSIATSDYYKNAKGEKVEDTQWHNIVAWGKTAEIVESYLTKGKQVAIEGKLMHRTYETKEGEKRYFTEIKCNELLMLGK